A genome region from Micromonospora peucetia includes the following:
- a CDS encoding UDP-glucuronic acid decarboxylase family protein has product MNADARFGPGHRILVTGGAGFVPSHLVDALIARGCTVVALDNFITGSKENVAHLLDEPRFTLVEADISDGLPTQHPAMVERFDAILHMASPASPTDFEKLPVEILRVGSVATLHLLDRAVADSARFLMASTSEAYGDPKEHPQRESYWGNVNPIGIRSVYDEAKRFAEAATMAYHRSHGLDTAIVRIFNTYGPRMRPDDGRAIPTFISQALRGEPITVHGTGNQTRSICYVSDLVHGILLLLDSRETGPINCGTEHEMSMRQLAETIVSLTGSSSEVTYITRSADDPEMRRPDLTLARELLGYEPAVTPEDGLRRTIEYFRERMV; this is encoded by the coding sequence ATGAACGCTGATGCCCGCTTCGGACCCGGTCACCGCATCCTCGTCACGGGCGGCGCCGGCTTCGTACCGTCACACCTGGTGGACGCCCTGATCGCCCGCGGCTGCACGGTGGTCGCGCTCGACAACTTCATCACCGGGTCGAAGGAAAACGTCGCCCATTTGCTGGACGAGCCGAGGTTCACCCTGGTCGAGGCCGACATCTCCGACGGCCTGCCGACCCAACACCCGGCGATGGTCGAGCGGTTCGACGCCATCCTGCACATGGCCTCGCCAGCGAGCCCGACCGACTTCGAGAAGCTGCCGGTGGAGATCCTCCGGGTCGGCTCGGTGGCCACCCTGCACCTGCTGGACCGCGCGGTCGCGGACAGCGCCCGGTTCCTGATGGCCTCCACCTCCGAGGCGTACGGGGATCCGAAGGAGCACCCGCAGCGCGAGTCGTACTGGGGCAACGTCAACCCGATCGGCATCCGCAGCGTCTACGACGAGGCGAAGCGGTTCGCCGAGGCGGCCACCATGGCCTACCACCGCAGCCACGGGCTGGACACGGCCATCGTCCGGATCTTCAACACGTACGGCCCGCGGATGCGTCCGGACGACGGCCGGGCCATCCCGACCTTCATCTCCCAGGCGCTACGCGGCGAGCCGATCACCGTGCACGGCACCGGAAACCAGACCCGCTCGATCTGCTACGTGTCCGACCTGGTGCACGGCATCCTGCTGCTGCTCGACTCCCGCGAGACGGGGCCGATCAACTGTGGCACCGAGCACGAGATGAGCATGCGGCAACTGGCCGAGACGATCGTGTCACTCACCGGCAGCAGCTCCGAGGTGACGTACATCACCCGCAGCGCCGACGATCCGGAGATGCGCCGCCCGGACCTCACCCTCGCCCGCGAGCTGCTCGGATACGAGCCGGCCGTGACGCCCGAGGATGGTCTCCGACGCACGATCGAATACTTCCGCGAGCGGATGGTGTAG